AAAGAGTAACTCTTCAACCTCACGTGAGACTTCACCGCCTTGATAGAGCGTGTACTCTGGATGGGCTTGTTGCAAAACGTTGATGGCTGCGCGATACTGCCCCTGATCACGATAGACCTGCGCCAGTTCCAAACTCACTGAAGGTGACTGCGGCGCAGCCGTCAACGCGACTTGCAATTCCTTGGCGGCTGCTTCATCCAACCGCACCAGCCGCAACTCCCGCGCCTTCTCCACGCGCACGAGCGCAGCTTGATTGGTCACATCTGCCGGCGGCTGGGCCGGCTTGATCTGCGCCAGCGCGTTGGCCAATGTGGCGTCATCGTCCGGTTTGGGTGGCTTCAGATTCCGATGAACCGCACGCAGATGCTGCAACCGCTTCTCTGCCATCTGACCGTAGTATGTGTAGCGATAGCGATCCAGCAATCGCTCAAAGATGGCTAGCGCACGCGCCGGATGGCCGCCACGCTCAGCCGCGCGTCCAGCCCAATAGATGGTCGGACCGTAGTATGCGGAGTTCACGTGTCGCTGCACATGCTCAAGCAAATAGCTATAGGCTTCATCAAATCGTCCGGCGCTATACGCCTTCATCCCGACACGATAGGTCGCTTCGGCAGCATACGGACTTTGTGGCTGGAGTCGTATGAGCTCCTTGAAGGCTTGTATTGCCAGCTCATCGTTCCCCGCGCGCAAGTGATGGTTCGCTCGTGAATGGAGCGTTGCTGCTGCCCACTGACTGCGAGGAAACTGCTTGACTAACGACTGGCTCGTTTCCACGAACGCTGCCGTCAGTCCGCTTCGGCGATAACTTTCCGCCAGCGCGTACAGGGCTTCGGCCTGAACCTCATCTGAGTCGGCTTTCACACCCTTGAGCAGCTCGATGGCTCGCCGCGCCGACGACGATTCATACAGCGCCCGACCGATAGATACGATCAGCGGCACATCTTTGGCGAGCTCTGAACGCCCCATTAAAAAACGATCATAGAATTGGACTGCATCAGTATAGGCTTTTGCTTGATATAAATTCTGGAATCGCAATCGCAGACGAGAAAACGGAATCGCCGTTGATCCCTTCACCAGCAAGCCAGCAGCCTGTAACTGCTGCTCTGCTTCCAACGCTTCCTGACTTGGCGGCAGATCAAAATAAATCGTCTGACATAATCCGAGGGCACGTTTGGTATCACCCATCTGGTTGTAGAGCTGAGCAGCTTGCCAGAGCGCGCCGGCGTCATTGCGTTCAATCAACCGCTGCAAATAGGAAATGGCTTTCGGTACATCGCTGCGCGTGCTGGCCAACGCAGCGGCAGCCAGGCTGGCTTCACGAAGAAAAATCGAATCAGGATACATCTCGATCAGACGGGCATAGGCCGATTCGGCTTCGTCAGCCCGACCTAACTGATTGAGCGAAGAGGCCAACACCCACCAGGCATGGTCGCCAACCTTGGTCTTTTGCTCAATTACCGAACGCGCTGACGTATCCGACAACAAATCGGCTGCGCCCAGGTAATCGCCAGCGTTGTGCTTGGTGTAACCACGCCACAGCCGTGACAACGCGGCGGCCCGCGTCTTAGGAAATTGCGATTCGATACGTTGTAATTCCGCTTCCGGCGGTTGAGCCTGTCGGCTAAAGACGGCCCGCAACGCTTGCAGGCCCTTTTCCTCACGGCTGGACGACGCGCCGAAACGGCCTGCCAGGCCGACGCCCGGCATGATCAACAATAGCATAACAAGAGCCACCAGTTCACACTTGCTCAAAATTCGCCATCGGTTCTGCATAATCACTCTCCGCATCCACACGTCTTCATCATATCATCAAACGCATTTGGATGTTAAGCAGTGCCCAGGACGATGCTAGCCATAAGGCGCGGCTTCAGCCCACAATGACACAAGCCCTGAAACTACATCACAGAGTTTCAGGGCTTGTCATAATGAGAGGGAGACGCAAGCAGTTGGTTCACCAGTTGCCCGCCTTCAAATCTCAACGGTGAGAGTTGAAGCTCAAGAAGCTCTCTGCTTCCGAGGAGCCACGATGTGAACACTGCTCCAAAAGGGCGCCGGGCTCTGAGCTGTGCAGATGAGCCCGTCACCAGGTATGCGACCGCGTACCATCACCCACCACGGGACTACGGCCCAACGCGACGCACGCGACAGTTGAGCGTATCGGAGATATACAAATTGCGGAAGCGATCCATGGCAAGTCCACTCGGACCATTGAGCATGGCATACTCGGCAGCGCCACTATCACCAGCATATCCAGGCGTTCCTGTCCCAACAGCAATACTGAGTATGCCGCTCGGACTGACGCGGTACACTTGATGATTCACATTGTCAGTGATATAGACGCTGCCATCCACATCAACGGCCAGACCCTGCGGGCGCTTAATGCTGCTTTGTATCGCCGGCCCAGGGGTAGGCAGTGTGAACGCGCCATTGCCGGCAAACGTCGTGATCACGCCATTGCTCAACTTGCGCACACGCCGATCATCGGCATCCGCAATATACAGCTCACCCGCGGGACCAAAGGCCAACGCCACGATGCCCTTGAAGCAAGCCGATAAGGCTGGCCCGCCATCGCCGCAAAAACCGCGAGCGCCACTGCCGGCCACCGTTGTGATTGTGCCGGTCGTGATGTCTACCCGGCGCACACGGAAGTGGCCATAATCGGCGATGAATACGTTGCCTAACGCATCAATCGCAATAGCCGACGGCGAAATCAGCTTAGCCTCAGTGGCCAGCTTTCCATCACCCAGACCGTCGGCCGGATTGCCACCCCCAGCAAACGTGGTCATGGTTCCGGTGGACAGGTCAACCCGACGAATGCGGTGATTCCCGTTATCTACAACGTACAAATTGCGCCCAGTGGCATCCACTGCCACGGCGGCCGGCGCAGCAAGCTGAGAATTGGTGGCGACTTTACCATCACCGTTAAACCCAGGCGCCCCAGTGCCAGCCACTGTCGTGATGACGCCAAAGGTGGAAACCCTTCGCACCACGTGATTGCCTAAGTCTGCAATGTACACATTGCCGGCCAAGTCCGCGCACAAGCCAGCTTGACGGTTCAACTGACCAAAGGTGGCTGACCCACCATCGCCACTAAAGCCACACACGCCTGTGCCCGCTACTGTGGTAATCGTTCGGCTTGATTGAGTGAAACTGACTGGAACAATGGTGGAAGCCAGTAGCACCACAACCGCTGCGAGCATCCAAATATGACGCCGACGCGCACTGTTCCTCACAAGGCTGATTGAGTGACACAACATGTTCATTAAACCTCCTGGCAAAATTATTCGACTTACAAGCAGACCACTCGCATCGCTCAACGCGCGGCCTCCGAAGTCGTGTTCAAATTCCGAGTCCCTGAGGACGATTGATCACATCGTTTGGTTCGAGGCCCTACTGATATATCCACAAACACGCTCATCTTTCTCTCTTCCTTCACCAGTCAGTTTTCACTGTCTGATGCTAACCTTCTCAATATCATTCCTCCCGCAAACGGCGTTGCAAACGGCGTACCACCATGCCAACAGACCGCATGGCAACGGCCATCGCCGCGCCAGACTGCGCTCCATGCCCGCACAAAGCAAGGCGCGCGTGGCCAGCGAAGCATCTTGCTTTCAGTACTTTTTTGCCAGAACCCAATGCCCGATAAATCACCGACGCGCCGCTGACCGCCTCCCGACTCGCCTGTATCCAACCCTCAACAAGCTCGGTCATGAAACGCCCATTTCAGCCGACGAGAAACAACACGTCGCGCCGATGAAACAATTGACTCACTCGCGTTACGTAAATTTCCTCTCAGCCACGCAAGCGGGCTGTGATAACGTACCCCAGGCGGCTGATACCAAATGCCGAGTGAAGATCGCAACATTGCTGCTCAGTTAGTTCAGGCCCCGTCGGCTTTTTAGCTCCATGAACATGGTCTTTCCTTTGGCAATTGGCATCAGACGCCTGCTTCTTTGACGGGCTTGAGTCACAGCTCTCAAACCTTGTATAGTTAGCCAGGGGTCATGGAATTCAAAAGGAGTTGCTTATGTCATCACAGGTGGGAACGCCTGTGCCACATCCTCACAGGAGATCAATAAATGAAATCGTGGTCACAACTCTATTTTGCCTCACTTTTAGGATTTTTCTTGCTCTTATCCGTCCACGCCACTTCCCACCCAGCTCAAGCGTGTGATCGTGTCGAAGTCACCAAGCTCGGTTATTTTGAGCAATGCCGTTGGTTCCGGTATGACGTGGCAACAAACACGGTTCGTTTTTGCATGCAATTGAAGCGATTGAAGCCCAGTATCGAACCTGTTCAGGTCGTACCTTATCTGAAAAGTCCGACCTATGTTGATCTGATTGAACCACTCGAAGGCCAATCGCTGACGCTTGCTGTCGGCGAGTGTAAGACGCTCTGTTGGCAGTTTCGCAAACCGCCCAATCTTGATCTGAGCAGGTTTTATGAATACACCGACTTTGAATACATTGATCCGGCCACGCAGTACCATTACTTAGTTGACTACATCTGGCGTCAGGATAGGGTTGCCGGCGTTGCGCCACGCACGGGCAAAACGGACGATTCGGATGGCTCATTGATTGAGACGCTGCCGTGGCCGATGTTCAACGAGCTCACAAAGGGGATGACCGAACCGATGCTCGTGACGACAGCCGTTGATATGAGTCAAGCGCTGC
This portion of the Blastocatellia bacterium genome encodes:
- a CDS encoding transglycosylase SLT domain-containing protein, yielding MQNRWRILSKCELVALVMLLLIMPGVGLAGRFGASSSREEKGLQALRAVFSRQAQPPEAELQRIESQFPKTRAAALSRLWRGYTKHNAGDYLGAADLLSDTSARSVIEQKTKVGDHAWWVLASSLNQLGRADEAESAYARLIEMYPDSIFLREASLAAAALASTRSDVPKAISYLQRLIERNDAGALWQAAQLYNQMGDTKRALGLCQTIYFDLPPSQEALEAEQQLQAAGLLVKGSTAIPFSRLRLRFQNLYQAKAYTDAVQFYDRFLMGRSELAKDVPLIVSIGRALYESSSARRAIELLKGVKADSDEVQAEALYALAESYRRSGLTAAFVETSQSLVKQFPRSQWAAATLHSRANHHLRAGNDELAIQAFKELIRLQPQSPYAAEATYRVGMKAYSAGRFDEAYSYLLEHVQRHVNSAYYGPTIYWAGRAAERGGHPARALAIFERLLDRYRYTYYGQMAEKRLQHLRAVHRNLKPPKPDDDATLANALAQIKPAQPPADVTNQAALVRVEKARELRLVRLDEAAAKELQVALTAAPQSPSVSLELAQVYRDQGQYRAAINVLQQAHPEYTLYQGGEVSREVEELLFPLAYWETIQRESRTAALDAYVVAGLIRQESSFDPNARSSANALGLMQIIPSTGQLVARRQGLRKIAPSQLFEPELSIRLGTTYLADLLRQFGRLEYAVAAYNGGPARVARWLRESGHREIDEWVESIPIRETRLYVQAVIRNAAHYRRLYGQR